The DNA region CGCCGTGTTGCCCGCCAGGATCTGTAGCAGCGTCAACTCGGTCCATTGGAAGTCCATGCCCTGCGGCAGGACGGTCCGGCCTACTTGATCGACGGTCGTGATCACCGTGCCGGAGCTCACGCCGGGCAACGACCCGCCATTCACCGAAGCGGCCGTTTTGCCGTTGTAGCGGAGCACGAGGGCCGGACCGCCGATCTCGCTCACCTGTGCTACGCTGCCTAGCGGCACCATCTCGCCCGCCGAATTGCGCACCTTGAGCCTCCCGACCTGCTCGGGCGACAGACGGAACTGCGGGTCGCCCTGAAGGTTCACCTGCCACGTGCGTCCGAACTGATTGAAGTCGTTGGTGTAGTAGCCGCCGAGGTAGAGCTGGAGCGTCAGGAACACCTCGTCGAGGGGGACGCCCATCGACTTGCAGCGGGCGCGGTCGACGTCGACGTACATCTGCGGCGTCTGGGCCCGGAACGCGCTGAAGAGTCCGACGAGCCCCGGCTGCTCATTGCCCGCCGCGGCGAGCCCGTCGGCCGCCTCCTGCAGCGCGTCGAGACCCAGCCCCGTGAGGTCACGGACCATCAGCTTGAAGCCCCCCGCGCTGCCCAGGCCGTCAACCGGGGGCGCCCCAAACACCGCGACCGACGCCTCTTGCACGTCGCGGTAGCAGGCCGCCCGCAGCTTCGAGGCGATCGCGTCGGCGCCCAATTCGGCGCCGTGACGGTGGTGGAACTCGTCGAGGACGACGTACACGGTGCCGTAGTTCGAGCCGATCGCGTTCTGCACGATCGATTGACCGGCGATGGTGATCGTGTGCGCAATGCCCGGGACGCCCCCTTCAGCTCCGTGCTGATTGTCGCCGTGGTCGTCCGCGACGTGCGCCGCATCGCCGTGGTCGGCGGTGGTCGGGCTGCCGGCCCCACGGGCGATCTGCTCAACCTGCTTCATGACGGCCTGCGTCCTTTCCAGCGACGCAGAATCCGGCAACCGCACATCGACCAGCAGGTAGCCCTTATCCTGCGTGGGGATAAAACCGGTTGGCACGCGTGTGAAGCTGAAATAGGTGAGGTACAGCAGCCCGACGTAAACCATCAGCACGATCAAGCTGACCCGCAGCAAGCCCCGGACGGTCGCCGCGTAGATATTGGCGCTGGCCGTGAATCCGAAGTTGAAGAGCTTGAAGAACCAACCGAGGCCCAGGTTGAGCAATCGCGACAGCGGGTCCCGCTGCTGGTCCTTGGGCCTGAGCAGCAGCCCGCAGAGCGCGGGGCTGAGGGTGAGCGAATTGACCGCCGAGAAGAACGTGGAGACGGCGATCGTCAGGGCGAACTGCCGGAAGAACTGGCCCGTGATGCCGCTGATGAAGGCGCACGGGATGAACACGCACATCAGCACGAGCGAAATGGCGATGATCGGCCCGGTGACTTCGCCCATCGCCTTCTGCGCGGCGGCCTTGGGTGAAAGCCCCTGTTCGAGATGATGCTCGACCGCCTCGACCACGACGATGGCGTCGTCCACGACGATGCCGATCGCGAGCACCAAGCCGAACAGAGACAGGTTGTTGAGGCTGAAGCCCATGCCCGCCATCACGGCGAACGTGCCGACGATCGCCACCGGCACGGCGATGAGCGGGATGATCGTGGCCCGCCAGGACTGCAGGAAGGCGAGCACGACGAGCGCGACAAGGATGATGGCGTCGCGGAGCGCCTTGAAGACCTCGTGGATCGACTCGTCGATAAACGGGGTCGTGTCGTAGACGATGGCGTAGTCGACGTCGGGCGGGAAGCCGAGTTTGAGCTGTTCCATCCGCGCCCGGATCGCGTCGGCCGTCGCCAGCGCGTTCGACCCCGGCTGCTGGAAGATCCCCAGGCCCACAGACGGCTGCCCGTCGAGGCTGCACGTCGTGTCCTCGGTCTTGGCGCCGAGCTGGATGCCGCCGAACTCGGCGCCGTTTTCACCCTCCCGCTTATCGGTCACCAGATCGCGCATGCGCGTGATCTCGCCGTCAGCGCCCGTTTTGACGACAATCTCGCCAAACTCTTCGGGCGACGTCAGCCGGCCGAGCGTGCTGAGCGTGTACTGGAACGCCTGGCCGGTCGGCACGGGGGGGCGCCCGAGGGAACCCGCGGCCACCTGCACGTTCTGCTCGCGCAGCGCCGCCACAACGTCGCTGGCCGACAGGTCGCGGGCCGCCATCCTGTCGGGGTCGATCCAGGCCCGCATGCTGTAGTCGAGCTGGCCGAGGAAGGTGACGTCGCCCACCCCTTTGATCTGGGCCAGCTCGTCGCGCAGGTTGATCGTCGCGTAGTTGCTCAGGTAGAGCTGGTCGTAGCTCCCCTTGGGGGAGACGAGGTTGACCACCAGCAGGATGCTCGGCGACTTCTTCTTGACGCTGACGCCCGTCTGCTTCACCTCACTGGGGAGCGACGGGAGCGCTAGATTGACGCGGTTCTGCACCAGCACCTGCGCCATGTCCAGATCGGCGCCGACCTCGAAGGTGACCGTCAGGTTGTAGCCGCCGTCGTTGGTGCTCTGCGACGACATGTAGAGCATGTTCTCAACGCCGATCACCTGCTGCTCGATCGGCGCGGCGACGGTGTCGGCCACCACTTTGGAGTTCGCGCCAGGGTAATTGCAGCTCACCTGCACCGTCGGCGGCGTGATCTCGGGGTATTGCGCCACCGGGAGCGTCGTCACGGCGATGGCGCCGGCGAGCGTGACGATCACGGAGATTACCGCCGCGAAGATCGGGCGATCAATGAAGAAACTCGCCATGACGTTGACGCCTGTGTAACTGGCTAACTTGGCGCTGAGACGGGTATCCGGGGTCCGGACGATTCCATCCGCTTCGAGACGCGGCTAGGAACGGGGCGGTGTTGGCGTGGCGGCTTCATTCTCGGCCTCCACCTTCTGCCCAGGCCGGACGCGCTGAAGTCCCTTGACGATCACCCGATCGCCCGCGGCCAACCCCGACTTCACGATCCGCAAATCGCCGCGTTGCCCCCCCAGCTCCACGTTGCGCCGCTCGGCCTTTCCGTCCTGTCCTACGACATACACGAACCGGATATTCTGGTCGGTCGCCAGGGCCCGTTCGGGGATCAGCACCGCCCGGTAAGGCTTGCTTACGGGGACGCGGATTCGCACAAAGAGCCCGCTCACCAGACTCCGGTCTTTGTTCTCGAAAACGCCCCGTAGTCGGGCCGTGCCCGTGCCGGCGCTTACCTCGGCCGAGGCAAAGTCGATCTTGCCGACATGCGGGAAGTCCTTCTCGTCCGCCAATTGCACGTAACAAGGGACCTCTTGCTCACGCAGGCTGCCGGGCGACTTATCCACATTGCTCCTGTCGCGTTGACGCATGTAGCCCAGCAGCGAACGTTCATCGACATCGAAGTACACGTACATGGGCTGCTCGGCGACGATCTTGGTGAGCAGCGTTCCGTTGGTCAGTCCCCCCGTGAGCAGATTGCCGTCGGACACAAGAGCGCGGTCGATGCGGCCGCTCATCGGCGCCTTGATCACGGTGTACTTCAGATCAAGGGCCGTCCGGTTGGCGTCCGCCTTGGCCGCCACGACGGTCGCCTCTGCCGACTTCATGGCGGCGACGGACTCTTCGTACTCTTCCTGTGAAATGGCGTTTGTCGGCACCAGTTTCTCGTCTCGGGCAAGCTTCGACTTGGCCAGATCGTAGTTGGCGGTGGTTAAGGCGATGCGAGACAGAGATTGTTCGTGGATTGCCTGATACTCGTCGGGCTCGATCGTGAACAGCGTCTGCCCTTCCTTGACGTAGTCGCCGTCCTTGAACTCCGTCGACCGCAAGTAGCCATAGACGCGGGCGCGGACCTCGACAATCGCGGACGCTTCTGTCTTGCCGGTAAAGTCGTCCGAGTCCGTCACCTCTCGCTCAACAACGTCCGCCACAGTCACCCGCGGCACGGGCTGCTCGGCAGCCGGCGGCGCAGGCTTGTCGCAACCCGGGGCAAGAGCCAGGCACGCGAGCGCTGCGACACAAGCGGCCGGGACGCTGCTGTGCTGAGTCGCGAACCGGAAAGCCGACGTGGTGGACAACCCCAGCATGGATGTAGGACCTAGAGGGTGGAACCGGAACAATCAAACGTTACGTCATCTCTTCCGGTCAGGACGCGCTAGATGGCGGCGGCGCCCTCGGTCAGAACCCGGCCCGCGGCGCGAGGACCATCGGATCCGCCACCCCATCGTCCGAGCGGGAGATCTTGCCGCGCCCTGGCGGTCGGCCCGTATTCTGGCGTGGCGCCATCCTTGAGGCAAGTGTTGTCGCGCGGCGTGCTGATTGGCGGCGTAATCTCGATGGTGCGGCGCGTTCATCGTGCGTCGCGACCGCACGTGGCGGCGCCGGGACGGCCCCCGGGGCGCCCGGTGTTTCTCCGATCGCCGCCGTCACCCGGCCCATGAGACGACGGCCGGGGTCGCGGGTCTTCGTTTCGATCGGGCGCTGGTGTTCCACGGC from Pirellulimonas nuda includes:
- a CDS encoding efflux RND transporter permease subunit; the encoded protein is MASFFIDRPIFAAVISVIVTLAGAIAVTTLPVAQYPEITPPTVQVSCNYPGANSKVVADTVAAPIEQQVIGVENMLYMSSQSTNDGGYNLTVTFEVGADLDMAQVLVQNRVNLALPSLPSEVKQTGVSVKKKSPSILLVVNLVSPKGSYDQLYLSNYATINLRDELAQIKGVGDVTFLGQLDYSMRAWIDPDRMAARDLSASDVVAALREQNVQVAAGSLGRPPVPTGQAFQYTLSTLGRLTSPEEFGEIVVKTGADGEITRMRDLVTDKREGENGAEFGGIQLGAKTEDTTCSLDGQPSVGLGIFQQPGSNALATADAIRARMEQLKLGFPPDVDYAIVYDTTPFIDESIHEVFKALRDAIILVALVVLAFLQSWRATIIPLIAVPVAIVGTFAVMAGMGFSLNNLSLFGLVLAIGIVVDDAIVVVEAVEHHLEQGLSPKAAAQKAMGEVTGPIIAISLVLMCVFIPCAFISGITGQFFRQFALTIAVSTFFSAVNSLTLSPALCGLLLRPKDQQRDPLSRLLNLGLGWFFKLFNFGFTASANIYAATVRGLLRVSLIVLMVYVGLLYLTYFSFTRVPTGFIPTQDKGYLLVDVRLPDSASLERTQAVMKQVEQIARGAGSPTTADHGDAAHVADDHGDNQHGAEGGVPGIAHTITIAGQSIVQNAIGSNYGTVYVVLDEFHHRHGAELGADAIASKLRAACYRDVQEASVAVFGAPPVDGLGSAGGFKLMVRDLTGLGLDALQEAADGLAAAGNEQPGLVGLFSAFRAQTPQMYVDVDRARCKSMGVPLDEVFLTLQLYLGGYYTNDFNQFGRTWQVNLQGDPQFRLSPEQVGRLKVRNSAGEMVPLGSVAQVSEIGGPALVLRYNGKTAASVNGGSLPGVSSGTVITTVDQVGRTVLPQGMDFQWTELTLLQILAGNTAIIVFGVAVVLVFLVLAAQYESLTLPLAVILVVPMCLLSSVIGVWLAGMDINIFVQIGFVVLVGLASKNAILIVEFAKEKSAHGASPEEATVEACRLRLRPIIMTSLAFILGVVPLALAVGAGAEMRSTLGIAVFSGMLGVTLFGIFLTPVFYYVIVRLTGRSGAPPADVESRPATAPKGLPGS
- a CDS encoding efflux RND transporter periplasmic adaptor subunit, coding for MLGLSTTSAFRFATQHSSVPAACVAALACLALAPGCDKPAPPAAEQPVPRVTVADVVEREVTDSDDFTGKTEASAIVEVRARVYGYLRSTEFKDGDYVKEGQTLFTIEPDEYQAIHEQSLSRIALTTANYDLAKSKLARDEKLVPTNAISQEEYEESVAAMKSAEATVVAAKADANRTALDLKYTVIKAPMSGRIDRALVSDGNLLTGGLTNGTLLTKIVAEQPMYVYFDVDERSLLGYMRQRDRSNVDKSPGSLREQEVPCYVQLADEKDFPHVGKIDFASAEVSAGTGTARLRGVFENKDRSLVSGLFVRIRVPVSKPYRAVLIPERALATDQNIRFVYVVGQDGKAERRNVELGGQRGDLRIVKSGLAAGDRVIVKGLQRVRPGQKVEAENEAATPTPPRS